In Mongoliitalea daihaiensis, one DNA window encodes the following:
- a CDS encoding helix-turn-helix domain-containing protein, producing the protein MNQDQIIGKNLQALRKKLGFTQDQVAAYLQINREEVSYYENGSRTASTKILSHLANLYGVDEYDFYEEDLDLANVNLALAFRAENIKSTDLEQIAKFKKIVRNYLSMKSLLEHEPTHS; encoded by the coding sequence ATGAATCAAGATCAAATCATCGGAAAAAATTTGCAAGCTCTTCGCAAGAAATTAGGTTTTACGCAGGATCAAGTTGCCGCTTATCTTCAAATAAATCGTGAAGAAGTGAGCTATTATGAAAATGGTAGCCGTACCGCATCTACCAAAATCCTTAGTCATTTGGCGAATTTGTATGGAGTGGATGAATATGATTTTTACGAAGAGGATTTAGATTTGGCCAACGTTAATCTTGCTTTGGCATTTAGGGCAGAAAATATCAAATCCACTGATTTGGAACAGATCGCTAAATTCAAAAAGATCGTTAGAAATTATCTCAGTATGAAATCCTTATTGGAGCATGAACCAACTCATTCTTGA
- a CDS encoding ImmA/IrrE family metallo-endopeptidase, whose product MNQLILEKYASNFRAQLGYSNTESIHLKSLLHKLGVLAVFRPLDMALSGIAIKSGDSNHFMLINTARTLGHQHFTICHELYHLFIQEGFDYQVCQVGLFDKKDKEEYNADIFASKFLIPEEGILALVPDTELKKAKVTLATILKIEQYFSCSRRALLNRLFELKLIDKIQKEEYKDNVRASAMNHGYSLKLYEKNEVSEVIGDYGNVARKLFEQDKISETHYYGLLEDIGLDFSTLRNDGDEKE is encoded by the coding sequence ATGAACCAACTCATTCTTGAAAAATATGCTTCAAATTTTCGGGCTCAGCTCGGATATAGTAATACCGAAAGCATTCATCTTAAAAGTTTACTTCATAAGTTAGGAGTACTGGCAGTCTTCAGACCTCTCGATATGGCCTTGTCTGGGATTGCCATCAAATCGGGAGATTCCAACCACTTTATGCTGATTAATACAGCTAGAACCCTTGGACATCAACATTTCACGATATGCCATGAACTTTATCATTTGTTTATTCAGGAAGGATTTGATTATCAAGTTTGTCAGGTAGGTCTGTTTGATAAAAAAGACAAGGAAGAGTATAATGCAGATATTTTTGCATCCAAATTTTTAATTCCTGAAGAAGGGATTCTTGCTTTGGTTCCAGATACAGAACTAAAAAAAGCTAAAGTGACTTTAGCAACAATACTCAAAATTGAGCAGTATTTTTCCTGTTCACGAAGGGCCCTACTAAATCGTCTATTCGAACTCAAATTGATAGATAAAATTCAAAAAGAGGAGTATAAGGATAATGTCAGAGCAAGTGCCATGAACCATGGGTACTCTCTTAAGCTTTATGAAAAAAATGAGGTGAGTGAAGTAATTGGCGATTACGGAAATGTCGCTAGAAAATTATTTGAACAGGATAAAATTTCTGAAACGCACTATTACGGACTTTTAGAAGATATAGGATTGGATTTTTCAACCTTGAGAAACGATGGGGACGAAAAAGAATGA